The following DNA comes from Magnolia sinica isolate HGM2019 chromosome 18, MsV1, whole genome shotgun sequence.
TAGGATCTCTGAATTCAAACTAACCCATTTAccttgtggattctacactaTCAAACTCAGGTGAgcaacccaacttgtctcataattcattaaaattaaaataaatcatttgtgattgtttgattgctTGATATATTGGTTTGAGAATCTTATCATGATAATTGTATgctaaatttatatgtgaatattctaATCaaaacaactatgccaaatatgaaaaatatgcatttacatatcatccatcattcattgcattgcataatgcatggtcgatcctaggggcttTCCTTGAAAGAAATGtcaatcctggtagagcgttaccagatgcgggctatgcccaagcctatcgAAAGGTCGAAGCccacccaacgggtggatgcgggttgacaacCTACAACCTAAGCAGATGGATGATCACTCTATCTGAAGCATTCATACATTTTTTGCATCAATATAATTGTACATCCATTTTATATTATTtgaattgctatgattatgaatcatgctgagttatttcactaagcctaaCCACCTTAccttttttattgatgaaaaaatcgtACATGGGAGCCATTAGTAGATGATGTggcgcaagaaccggaaggatctaccGTACTTGAACATGATTCATGTGAAATGCGGTCATACTTATTTGAAGATGAGGTGGCGGCATTAGACAATttctgattatgtgatttatttgttagCATAGTTTGATTAACGTATAATGCATATTAGTattgatttttagattttaatgaattatttagATTCATTTTattgaaacaatgttagtatggaataaacttaattataatacgatgatataataaatgaatgatttttaagttttattttaagTGTTgttaagatttatatatgcccAGTTGATTGGTGCTAAATGTTATATATGCGTGATAGAGATTATGGTGGAACTTAgactgaatataattatcatctctgataaaactgattaaggaattaaattaatACACTTTGTATACGAGTTACGAACTAAAACTCAGGTTTGAGGATGCACACTCTGTACCTGGATTTCGAGGCGTGACAGTGCATGTTCTCAAAATAATACTTtgctgagtcatttcatcaaacacttgtgagcaacatcaatatcaaaataattgagttactgaactggtttgattcgagttaaggtttgatctgagtcgatTTGAGCTCGGacaaactcgaactcggctcgaaattttccCGAGCTCCAAaattcaactcgactcagcttgaaatcaattttgaatcgagtcgaatcgagctttttcgagtctaatcgagcaagttaaccgagttaacttggttcgtgtacaactaTAGGAAGATTGTAGATTATCATATGATTATGATAATGTACATGAAACTTATCTAATATGTTGGATTGAATGGACGGTCGAAGTTTTGTTgcaaattatttaaaaatatatttatgtaTTATTATGTGAATACTTCTTGCTGGGATTTtgtactgcggaatcacacatatCTAGATATAGGACAGTAATCCAATGACAACAAGCACACACGAGAACAcatatttaacgtggaaaacccttgcaggaaaaaaccacggcacaaagcgacagatatcCACTTtgaaaatataaattacaaatagagaggacttacccgattcgaagcgcctcgaatctcacccttactatacCCTTTAGAAacattaaaatccttttaggaacccttggaactcatttagaaagccttaaaatacctcccaatcccgtatacacccatttatataagtttagaaagaagtagaatcggaataggaaataaaaatcgcaaaatctgcgtaacatcttcgatgtcatcgaagatccatcgatgtcatcgaaaactgtccagcgaccacgGGTGAAAAATTCCATGAATTATCGATGACATCAAGCAAccattgatgtcatcgacgactgTCATCGATAGACcaacagacagatttaagacatctgtccatAATAATCTCCAccgtgtcttcaatcttcattcgtGTAACTTATTGTTATCTTCTTTTATCtctacatcacatcatagcttcttttGCACATTTTGtcattcttttacgccatcgtcgagcccagagaagttgcatataacttgaacttctctgtaggaacaatccaggtgagcatgtctgccggatcaaaatccacatgctcaaccacctttgctcatgtcttctcaaaaggaaagatgtAGTCTTTTTACCATCTcactgctacccaatattgcttgccggggtacttgctcatAACATTGATAgcttgtgaaataaccggtctaattcagactatgacatacattgccaaccgcattcaaataatgctcatgagatatcctgcttttcttcatctgtttttggacatgtcctgaggaaaacttgaggagagacgcgtagggaacgctctccggccttacctggcccatcacatccttgatcaatacctacagaCAAGGTATTCCTcttgtgattaccaaagcctactcctccttcagtcttaatgccgagaaccatctttgtagcccctcgatccttcatccttaatgtctcacttaaccgagtcttcagtacattgatttcagacatgtcataattgacgatctacatgtcttcaattcctgactcaccatgaaggaatcaaattacTGCCTAGGCAACAAGTCGAActacgacctcctgcaaagtatTTTCTCAACCCCTTTAACTTTAAACcgctttggttgcttcatgtagatctgctcttcactttcccttgcagaagtgcagacttcACATCCATTCTTCCAACTCAAGATCACATTAGCTAACTAACGCCAATCacaaatctaatagacacctgctataccgttgGCATGAATATCTCTAAGAAGCCGTTCCATTCTCTTTGATCATAactcttcgctaccaacctcgccttgtatctatgttgtatcatcctaaagatccacctgcatccaactgctctctggcccactggaagctccacccgctcccatatgtTGGTCTAGTaaaacgaatccatcacatcgcccatagtcacctttcacttatGGGCACTAGattcacctagagccatctgaatagaggatgaatcccctgcgatattggagtcgtccatgtacctcaccGATATCCTGTGATCATtccatgtgattcttctcacaggtggctgctccacctgctctgtatccctgtccgcacgtctcagccttcctgccctgcccgctcatgtagACATGCCCAGCATACCacacatgtgcagaggtggattccgctacatccactgcagctccaccttttaaagtattcccgatcaacctgtacatgttcCCGAGTCATTGTGCTTTCATGATTATctatgcccccttagataccttaagagcaccatcaatacctgtgtatttgcatccttttgcctcaagtacaccaaaagaaatcagattctgcttcaaatcaggaacgtgcctgacatcaatcAATGTATGCTCCAacccatcaaacatcctgatgcgcactataccaacaaccacaatattacaggcaaagccattgcccataaacacccatctaccatcgcactccctgtagctggtgaaccaactctgataaggagtcatgtgaaaagatgctcctgtgtctagcattcactcgtccttacgatcatcggaTGACTGCCTGATAGTAAACACAGACAAaatattaccatcacatccactcgatctagctgacgtggcagcattggcctccccgtacgaagcctcagaatcttctctcttcgatttaagattttcacatatccttcttcacatgtccttccttcccacaattccaacactttatttttcctttgccGTTGCCTTTGAATTTAGATCTATAACccgaagaacctgtaccttgctCAGAATTCCTACCCTTGTAAACAATGcctcagaagatgtccccatatcaccgtttagctttctcatagccttcccttgaaaggctgagataacggtgtcaacactcagggttttattcgtgttACACATAgtgtccctgaatgactcatacgacgccggaagagaattcagcaacatacatgcttgttcttcatctttcatcacttcctctatatccagcaaattgcaaactaatttattaaagttactgatgtaaGCTTCTAGATCTCCCCCCTCTGctatcttaaagttataccactgccacttcaagtgtaggcaattttcagagaattttttcgcatagatatcccctaacttcgcccataacttagccgcagttttctccctcatgacgttgtagagaacctcattcttgagacataaacggatcgatgataatgcTTTCtcatcaagagtattccattcatcatcagtcatagtagactttcgctcctcaagagcaccatcttcgcctttcttgattaaggaactcatcatcttgatattccataactcaaatttattttttcctaagtacttctcaatatcatacctggtGCTCGCCATTATTACTagtccctcagattcagatctgtgccccaacgattgctctgataccacttgttgggattttgtactgcaaaatcacacagatctagatctaggatagtaatccaatgacaccaaacaCACATAAGAGAACATAGATTTAACATAAAAAAttcttgcgggaaaaaatcatggcacaaagcgacagatctccactatgaaaatagaaattacaaagagagaggacttatccgattcgaaccacctcgaatctcacccttactacactctttagaaaccctaaaatccttttatGAACCCTTGGAACTtctttaaaaagccttagaatacctcccaatcccgcatacaccttTTATATAAGTTTAAAAAGAAATAGatttgaaataggaaacaaaaatcgcaaaATCTGCGTTTCTGCAGAAAATCTGCGTAAcatcttcgatttcatcgaaggtccatcgatgtcatcgaaaaatgtccagcgaccaggggtgaaaaatttcATGAattgtcgatggcatcaagcaacctttgatgtcatcgacgactgtcatcgatgtcatcaagaccccgtcgatgtcatcgacaaaccAACAGATAGGTTTAAGGCATCTGTCCATAACACTTCTTCCAATCTATTTGATTAATTGAGCTTACAAAGCTAAAAGCCATTTGATCTTAAAAAGTAGGCAAGTGTGCATCATAATCAAAACATTGAGATATATGCTTTGGACGTATGGAATTAATGGTGATCGATTGAGTATGATTAGAACAATAGTATGGGTGCAAATGTTCCGtgatgcatgtgggacccactttcttGCCTTTGTTTGGTATGAATTAGTGTTGTTCTGGCTCATTTATGTTAGGGTGAATAGACCTAGTTATAATAATGCATTTGAATTGAAGCCACCACCAATCAAAATAATCTTAGAAACAATGGCCGACTAAAAACCATATAATTGTTTAAGGGTCGGAGAGTCGTAATTCCCTAACTCATGTGACTCCCACGGTTGGTATGTGACCATAAATTCCGAGTAAGGGCCTCAATGTCATAAAAGGAAATGATTAGACACCATTTTCCACCCACACTACATGTGATCTTTATTTTATAAGATTTAATAATTTTGTAGGGATTCAATAGAACTTAAAATATATTATGTCTAGCATTACTTCATAGACCTTAAGATCTCAGgtaggcaaataaaataaaataagaatataGGCAGGGATGAGGATGGCATAAATGAAATAGAAATGAGTGTGTTGCTTTTTTTATTTGAATGTGTGAAATATAAAAAAGATTTATTTGAAATAAAAATGAGAAACCAGACACATATTCTTTGCAGAAGGGATAGCCTTATATCCTTAACTACAACCCAACTATTGGCTCCTAGCAGCGCCTTTTGAGTTGGGCAGAACCTTGACGTGGTGAGAAATCTCTGAATGCTTTGGAACATAGGGTAGGTGTTACATATGCACCCTGCACACCCCAAAATAATAACCAAAAAAACACTTTCTAACTTGTCTTCTCTCCCTCGTAGCCTCCTTTTACCTCTTATAAACTGTCTGGTGGCTTGTTGTTGGGATTTTCAGGGGTTTGAGGAGCCAAGATGCACGGCCTCGATTAGCTATTCACTGGATTTAGCACGGGTTGATCGGATCCGATTGTCTCTGAGAGGCGCCCGGGGCCATTTTGACTTGATTGGCTCGGATTTCCCTACCGCTGGAGTTTAAGAAATGTGGCTAGATTGGAGACATGTAACGGGAAAACTCTTCTGATGGTGTACATCTAGATGGTTTTTGGGCCATCTGTTTTGATTAGGAGTATTTTTATATAGCGTGGTGTGCATCTCGACTGGTTAAAAGACACGGGTATTTTCATTAAGATTGTATTGACTGGGCCCCTTAATCCGTCAATCTAATTCGTAGGTGATTCCAAGTATATCTCTTGctcggggtcacaggcaatccgctcccggTTACCAACAGCTATTAGGTCCAAGCCAGGCCCAAGGCTCGGTCGGGCCGGCTACACCGCCCATTTCCACCGTTACGCGCGGTATATGCCATTAGGCGCACATTAGCAAAAACCTCTCTGGTTCCCCCAGCACACGATAGTTGTTCTCGTCTCCctccggagagagagagagagagagagagaggagaggatggcAGCAGCGCGGCAAAAGGCAGCGACGACGCTGCATTACCTGATAAGAAACCTCCAGAAAGAAAACGCCAAGCCCCTCAATCGACCACTCCCATCCCTCaggttctttatatatatatatatatatattctgtaaatttttttttatatatattctgTAATTTTTCTTTGGCTTCTTAaattagttaaaaaaaaaaaaaaaaaaaaaaccctttttagccgatatatattaattttttttttttttcgtttttttttaaaaaaattaatttatttattttaaaactctCCCTTTCCATGTTATGAGGGCAGGCGCGCCTTTTCTCTCTACGATCAGATCAATCTCATCGACAGCGTTCCCGAAGACCAACTCCGATTCCAAGGGTATTTTTCTCGGCTTCCTTCGTTTCTTTTAAATCGCTGCATTGAATCCGCTCGCTCGTATACTCTTTCACTGCGTTTGGATGTACAAGCAGATCCTCGGTTTAAACAAgaggaaattttgaaaatatattattttttgttgCATTAGTAGCAAGTAGACCTCAAATTGCGGTTATGTTCGTTCGAGTTCAGCTTGTAAGTAATGTAATAGCAATTCTGGAGCCTAGATATTCAATTTTGAATGTTACTGAAGGAAATTGCAATTCGGTCATTTTGGATGCATTAGATTAATAGTTGTAATTCAGTACATTGCAGCCAAACATGCCCATTgattcaatcctctctctctccccccgcTTCAATTTCATagtggtgtgtttggatgcagtaTTGAATTGAAAGGAGTGCAAGCAACTGCAATGTAAGGGTTGCTCCTTCATTATGAATGCAAGAAAACATACcatcttgattaaactgaattaTTCACAATTCAATTCCtttgtgcatccaaacagcctCAGTCGATCAGAGCATTGCTTTTTTTAGTTTACTTTTGTTATGAGTTTTCTCGTCATAATGGAAGAATTAGTCAGAAGTTGCATTAGTTCCGAGGTCAGCATGGTTAGAAGTTACAAAAAAACGAATTTTAACTCCAGTACCTCAACATATGGGTACTTGTCTAATGCTTAGGCTCAGGATTATGTTCATGCAGTTCCTGTAGTTCGGGGATCCAGATTGTTGATCGGATGTGCCAcgccattgaatgtggaccattactGTATTTTTCTTAATGTTGTATTTGTACGCCAttgattgaaaggttaggatctcACGATGTGGGAGATTTTGGGGTATTCCCCATCCATGGTGGAGGTCATCAGATCAGTTgtgtggatcaccaaaccatgggacaTGCATGAATGGAAGAGGATTGAGAACCAGTGGCCTATCCTTCACCTTCTCCATCAATAGAAGAGGCTCAAAGAAACATAATATGCAGCCCCTCACGTGTTTGCGTTGGCATGAATGAGACAAACCTTCTGTGGTTGAATATATTCCAAGCCAGTTTCATGCTGCTGATTCACCTAATTTTCTAGTCTAGAATTTCTTTTCTGCTCATCTCTAATCtaattttcagtttggatactTATGAATTATCTTTTCATAAGTGATGCTACATCTTACAGGCAGGGTTCCTCATTTCTGCATTctgccttttcttcttctttgaatgATTCTGAAATGTTACTTTGACATATATTAGTCAGAAATTCTGGGTTTTGCTAAGATCCTCCTTAAGTCTACTTTGGTGCACAAATATAATTTTTTGGACCTTTGCCACTTTCACTCGctttactcatttttttttttccaggtacTTGGACACGGGATTTACGGTAAATGGCGTTGACTATGAAGGCAGCTTGCTTATCATTGACAAATTGCTCTTGTCATGGAGTCCCAAAAGATTTTCAGAGGTTGCCCCAGATAGGTGTATATTCAGACTGTTTCTTTATGTTAATGCACTCCATAGGTGATTGCCTATGAAGGCAAGCCGTCTATCAGTGGGACCCATCTGCACCATGTTTGCTAATCTATACTCATTTTTTTCCAACAAGTGGTGGGCCTTTCTTCTTTCAATTAATTCGGGAGAGGGCGAAAATTGAAGAGAAGATGTGTTTGGAATTGGCATTTATCATAGGCTTTCTATTGTGAGATCTAGTTACAACAAAAAACTGCATGCTCTAATCCCATCTGGATCAAATGGTTGACCCATGTAGGCATTCTTAGTGACTGATATTTGGTAAAAAAGTTAGGAACTGTGATGTGTCAAAAATGTAATGATAGTAAAGTTTTTGGAGGAAAGCTACTCCAATTTGAATAGAAGACGCCCAGgtaaaaagaaatttgaaataatCGTCGACTGGGAACCTgaaatgtaaaaaagaaaaagaaaggaaaaagaactaCTCATCACACCTTCTGAAAATCCTGATGTGGTCATGAGGAAGCTCATCCTCCCCCATTCGCCTATTTCTTGGTTTACTTGTTTTTCTTCAATAGACCTCTGCAGGTCTTTAGAATGCAATGATGAGTCATTATTAGGAGTTGGGTCACACCTAAGGTGGGAGTAATGGTGATCATTGCATCAAGGTTCACTTGGTTTGATGGGAACCCATGACCACATCATTAGAGAAGGATTGGGGCCACATGAGAAGGATGGATCAATATTTGTTTCAATAGAGGCTGGGTGGATGAGAATTGTGCATATGTGGTCTGAATCAGGCCTATCTATAGAGGTGAATTGGGGCCACCACAGCATGCTACTgtagtttttgttttctttagAGATAATCAAAAGTTGAGATTTAGTATAGATTACTGGTggaaattaagtttaggttaggttttctttaaattaatacTTGTTATGGAAGATGACATATGGCTTGGAAACCCTATCCACCTCATGTCAACAGAGGCTAGTGTGTCTTTTTAACTCCCACAAACCCTATCCACCTTATGTCAATACAGAACCAGGTGGATGGTAGTTCTCAGCGGAGGCTTCTTGATCGGTGTTTGTTGCATTGCtcatttactctctctctctctctctctaaattttttttttttttcagtatttGCATGATTTAAGTTCTAAGGTGGTTATTATTAGAATTTGTGTAGCCTTGCAAACTATTTTCTCCCAGATCTGCTTGAGGATGCCTATTGGCAAGAGAAGCTTATGGTAGGAGCAAGGACCACCTTAAGGGCTAGAGAGGAAATTAATCTTCAAGAGGAATTCAGTGTCAAAAGTTTTGACACTAAATTCCTCATGACTTTTAGGGTTTCGACTCAAAACCCAAAAAGTCATGACTGGTTTAGACATGGTTTACTCCCGTAACGGATGATATGTCACAAGAGAACTAACTCTGAGtggatttattttttcctttctgtAATAAAGAACTAGCTCTGAGTGGATTTATTCTTTCCTTTCTGGAAAACCTTGCATCTATTTCTGCACAATATCTCTAGTTTCCTTCTTGGGTAAGCTGAACTCGTCAGTCACTGACAAAGTCTTCCATTGGCTGAGATATGAGGATCACCACATTTGGACTGTAGGCATCTGTGTTTCCGTAGGATGGGTTGGTATTTAATGGGATTTTGTAGGCCAAGGTCAGAAAGAACTCCTAAGGATTTGTTACCGCATTTAGTATTCACTTCCATGATGGAAACATTTTATTTCCTTAAAGACTCAAAGAGAGAAGGCACGCATATGCATAGTTACCATAATTGACATTTGGAAATTTCTTTGTGCAGTTTATCCATGTTCCAACTTCTGCGGCCTGCACCTGGTGAGTATCTCACCTGGATTTTCTTTTCAGACTGTTTTCCCAGAACTCACCAGTGCTTTGGTAACTAAAATTTTCAGATTGCTCTTGCTAGAATGATACAAGATCTGTGCTCCCAGTCACATGTATTTTTCAGTCCAGTTACGTTTCAAGCTTCTGCTAATCCATCAGCTATATTATTGcggattaaaaaaattaataatgatgTCATTTCTACCttcttgctgtatgaataaaaaTCAGAGTAAGAGAATAAGCTGTTCGTGGCTTAATTCATGGTGGCACCTGTAAAAACTGTTAATGGGCTGGTGCATCAAAGATTGTTAACATGCACCCTCTTAGATTTATGTTTATTGACTAGGAAGGGAGTGCTGTGGTTTTCATTTCCTTTGGCAGATAAATTTACCCAAAATTTGAAAAGAATATGTATGAGACATCAAAGTATTGCTTTTGCTCGCATTTAAACTTTCAGAAAGTGGAACCATTGTTTTGGAACAATCTATTCAGCTACAAGTAGCATTTTCtgtaaaaagggaagaagaaaaaagggacTTGTTCAAGCATTTGTACTGCCACCCAGACTAAAGAGCTTCTCTTTTTCCACCTTCATACATTCATCTGTATATGCATGCTTATCTCGTTTTTAGTAATATTTTGTTGTTCTTCCTGGAGAGTTACCAGCTTTAGAGCTCACCCTTCTAATGCCATCGAAGATGACCAAACTGGATGTGGACATCCACTAATGAAATTCTCTCCCCAACATGACTACTCTAAAAgtcctctctttcctttccccCCTTAATTGTTTCTGTACTTTTAACGGTTTTGTTTTTCCCTCAATGACTCTATATTTACATTTGCCATTAACGAACTGTCTCATCAGTTAACTTCTTTTgtgcaattcttttttttttatcaagacATATGCTTTTTAATGTTGTTATTCAGAGATTCTGATACTTGGCTGCGGACGGTACATAGAGCAAGTAGATCCTGAACTCCGACGCTTCATTCGGTCCACCGGCATGAAATTAGAAGTCCTTGACTCGGTATTGATTACATTGCAATTCTTAGCTTTCCTACCACAGTCTGTTGCTGTTGCACTACTGGTACTGCTGCATATTCTACTGTTTTCGATTTTTAATTTTGTGTTCATTCACAGAGGAATGCTGCATCAACTTTCAACATATTGAATGAGGAAGGAAGAATGGTAGCAGCTGCTATGCTCCCATATGGAGTTTCTTCGTGAATCGTCATCTGGGCCCACCTGGTAGACACTGCCTCATTATTCAAGGTTATCTTTGCAGTTCAATAAGCTCATTTGCTAACtgcattttattttgttttatttttatatctccAGGAAAGCTATCCATAACCCTTTTAGCGGTGTTGGCCAAGAACACAAGAAGCAGATGCATGGTATTTACAGCATAGGATCTACGAGCGCTTCTTCCTCTTGGGTTCATACCTGATGAAAGGAACATGTTTTTTTTCCccattctcctctctctctctctctctctctctctctctctctcaggtgctgattttggaataattttTGTAACATAGGGTGCGTTTGATTGTACCACATCATGAAATTTCGTCATGCACCAAATTAGCCCGATTGATCATGAAATTTGACAATATTCGGTGCAAGCAAATGCACACTTTATTAGGT
Coding sequences within:
- the LOC131233239 gene encoding uncharacterized protein LOC131233239, coding for MAAARQKAATTLHYLIRNLQKENAKPLNRPLPSLRRAFSLYDQINLIDSVPEDQLRFQGYLDTGFTVNGVDYEGSLLIIDKLLLSWSPKRFSEVAPDSLSMFQLLRPAPEILILGCGRYIEQVDPELRRFIRSTGMKLEVLDSRNAASTFNILNEEGRMVAAAMLPYGVSS